The DNA sequence GACCGGGATCAGCGCCCAGGACCGCGCGCAGACCATCCGACTGCTGGCGGACCCGGTAGCCCGGCCCGAGGACTTCCGTCGACCCGGGCACGTGTTTCCCCTGCGTGCTCAGCCTGGTGGCGTTCTGCGTCGCGTGGGTCAAACGGAGGCTGCCGTGGATCTGGCGCGCCTGGCCGGCCTTCGCCCCGTAGGGGTGATCTGCGAGATCCTCAACATCGACGGGACGATGGCGCGCCGACCCCAGCTCGAGGTTGTCGCCAGGGAGCACGGCCTGCCCTTCATCACGGTGGCCCAGCTCGTCGCGTATCGCTTGGGGAAGGAGCGCCTGGTCCGCAGGATTGCGGAGGCTGAGCTGCCGACCCCGCACGGGTCCTTCCGGATCATCGGGTACACGAACGTGATCGACGAACGGGAGCACGTGGCCCTCGTGCGTGGGGACATCGAGGGCAAGCCCGATGTCCTGGTGCGTATGCATTCCGAGTGTTTGACGGGGGATGTGTTCGGGTCGCTGCGTTGTGACTGCGGTCAGCAGCTCGACGCCGCCATGGCCCAGATCGCCGAGGCCGGTGCCGGCGCCATCGTGTACCTGCGTCAGGAAGGCCGGGGGATCGGACTGGGAAACAAGCTCCGGGCCTACCATCTGCAGGATCGGGGGCGCGATACCGTGGAGGCGAATGAGGAGTTGGGGTTCGCGCCCGATCTGCGGGACTACGGAATCGGTGCCCAGATCCTGCTGGACCTGGGGCTCAGCTCGATCCGGATCCTGACCAACAACCCCAAGAAGATCGTCGGGCTCGAAGGCTATGGTCTGCACGTGTCCGGACGCGAGCCACTCCGCGTGCCTCCTGGTGCCTTCAATCGCGGGTACCTGGAGGTCAAGCGGTCCAAGCTCGGC is a window from the Gemmatimonadota bacterium genome containing:
- a CDS encoding bifunctional 3,4-dihydroxy-2-butanone-4-phosphate synthase/GTP cyclohydrolase II: MSTPFSTVEDAVAAFAEGRMVIVADDESRENEGDLVVAAELVTAESVNFMAQHGRGLICVAMSPERADELSLPLMTDTNTDPQRTAFTVSVDAHLRFGVTTGISAQDRAQTIRLLADPVARPEDFRRPGHVFPLRAQPGGVLRRVGQTEAAVDLARLAGLRPVGVICEILNIDGTMARRPQLEVVAREHGLPFITVAQLVAYRLGKERLVRRIAEAELPTPHGSFRIIGYTNVIDEREHVALVRGDIEGKPDVLVRMHSECLTGDVFGSLRCDCGQQLDAAMAQIAEAGAGAIVYLRQEGRGIGLGNKLRAYHLQDRGRDTVEANEELGFAPDLRDYGIGAQILLDLGLSSIRILTNNPKKIVGLEGYGLHVSGREPLRVPPGAFNRGYLEVKRSKLGHLL